The following is a genomic window from Solidesulfovibrio fructosivorans JJ].
CCCGTGGAGTGGCACTGGAACCTGGGCGTCATGTCCATCGGCTTCCTGCTCCCCGGCAAGGATGACGCCGTCATCTGGCGCGGCCCGGCCAAGGCCGGCGTGATCCAGCAGCTCTCGGAGCAGGTGGAATGGGGCGAACGCGACGTGCTCGTGGTCGACTGCCCCCCCGGCACCGGCGACGAACCCCTGTCCGTACTCCAAATCTTCGGTGATAAGACCCTGGCGCTCATCGTCACCTCGCCCCAGGACGTGGCCGTGGACGACGTGCGCCGCTCCATCACCTTCTGCCACCAGCTGAGCACCCCCATCATCGGCATCGTGGAGAACTTAAGCGGCTTCGTCTGCCCGTCCTGCGGCGCGGTCCACGACATCTTCAGCGCCGGCGGCGGCGAAAAGCTCGCCTCCGAGGCCGGCGTGCCGTTCCTCGGGCGCATCCCCATCGACCCCGAAGTGGCCCGCTCCGGCGACGACGGCGACGTCTTCCTGGCCGTGGCCGGCAAAAGCCCCTCGGCCGTGGCCTTCAAAAAGGTCATCGCCAAGGTCATCGAGTCCCTGAACAACCCGCCGGCGCGGCCGGCCGCGCCCAAGGAATAAGGCCATGGCCACGGAACGCGATCCGAACGATCCGCTGTCCATGGTCCTCGACGTGTTCGAGGAGGAACAGCAGGCCGCGCTCATCGAACGCTTCGGCGAAAAAGGGTTCCAGATCTGGCACGATGCGCCCAACCGGACGCGTCTGGCCGAACCGACCGCCGTCGGCCGTGTCAAGGGCTCCTGCGGCGACACCATCGTCATCGCCCTGGGAATCGAGGACGAGACCATCGTGGCCACGGACTTCGACACCGACGGCTGCGCCTCGAGCCAGATCGCCGCGGCCACGGCCGCCCGGCTGGCCAAGGGGCTCTCCCTCGACGAGGCCGTGGACATCGACGAGGCGGCCATTGTCGCGGCCGTTGGCCGGTTTCCCGACGACGACCGCCACTGCGCCTACCTGGCCGCCGCCGCCGTGCGCGAGGCCGTGCACCACTGGATGATCCAGGGCGGCGCGCTGGCCGAGATGTTGCGAAAGGAAGCCTCCGGCGGCCAGGGGGAAACTTTTTGAAAAAAGTTCCCCCTCTGCCCCCCTTCAAGGACTTTCAAAGGGGGGCTGGAACAACGCC
Proteins encoded in this region:
- a CDS encoding Mrp/NBP35 family ATP-binding protein, producing MNEQGLHDLNEEIKKKPPTGFDKVKAVVVVLSGKGGVGKSTVSANLAAGLAMEGKRTGLLDVDVHGPSIPRLLKLTGNRPGMQENRLLPVEWHWNLGVMSIGFLLPGKDDAVIWRGPAKAGVIQQLSEQVEWGERDVLVVDCPPGTGDEPLSVLQIFGDKTLALIVTSPQDVAVDDVRRSITFCHQLSTPIIGIVENLSGFVCPSCGAVHDIFSAGGGEKLASEAGVPFLGRIPIDPEVARSGDDGDVFLAVAGKSPSAVAFKKVIAKVIESLNNPPARPAAPKE
- a CDS encoding iron-sulfur cluster assembly scaffold protein, coding for MATERDPNDPLSMVLDVFEEEQQAALIERFGEKGFQIWHDAPNRTRLAEPTAVGRVKGSCGDTIVIALGIEDETIVATDFDTDGCASSQIAAATAARLAKGLSLDEAVDIDEAAIVAAVGRFPDDDRHCAYLAAAAVREAVHHWMIQGGALAEMLRKEASGGQGETF